ACAGTAAAAGCTAAATCTACTCTATCTTCAAAACTCTCTCCTAAACCGATAATTCCACCACTACATACTTCCATACCTCTTTCTTTTAAGAACTTAACAGTATTTAGTCTATCCTGATATGTATGAGTAGTACAGATCTCTGAATAATAACTTTCGGAAGTCTCTAAATTATGGTTATATCTCTTAAGCCCTACATTAGCCAACTTCTCTGCCCGCTTCTCATCTAAAGTACCTAAAGAAGCACAAACCTCTAAATCAGTCTCTTCTCTGATCAATCTAAAAGCCTCTATCAACTGCTCAAAATCTTTATCACTAACAACTCCCCGTCCACTAGTAACAATCCCAAAATGCTCTGCTCCACTACCTTTCATCTCTTTTGCTCTAGCCAGAATATCCTCTTTAGCCATTAATGGATAAGTAACAGTCCCGGTATTATAATGAGCCGATTGGGAACAGAAAGTACAGTCCTCTGAACAACTACCAGATTTGGCATTAACAATCGAGCACAAATCTACTTTTTTACCAATAAATTTATTCTTAATCTCATTAGCTGCTGCTAATAATTCCATTGTTCTACTTTCATCTAAATTCACTAAATACATTGCCTCTTCTTTAGTAATACTCTCTCCAGTCAAAACCTTCTTCTTCAATTCCTGTATCATAATATCCTCTCCTTTGTTAGTTAACTCATTTAAATAAAGGTTAACAATATATTTAAAATTTTTTTACATAGTTATTTATACTATATATAAAATAACACCTATTGTCAACTTTTAGTTTTGATAGTTAACAATAGGTGTTTCAATATTAGAAGCTGATAAATAAAAATCTAAGTAGTTAATAAATTAAAATTTTCTAGTAACAGATAACCCAAATTCCATATCAAATCTCTCTGTTTGACCATTTGAATCTTCATCATCATATTCTCTCTGTCCAATATTCATTTCAGGGGTATATGAAAGATCTATTGTTGTTAATTCATCATATTTATAACCCAAACCTATATTTACTGTTTTAATTGAAGGAAGAGAAAATTCTTTGCTATCATAATCTCTGGAATGATGTTTCGACTTTATATTTCTAAACATTTCACAACTATCCCCAATTCTAACTGTTAATTTATCAGTAACTTCCTTTTCTACTCCCCACTTTAAATTGATGCTAGTGGTTTCTTCAAATTCTTCCAAATATCCTAATTCTTCATCTTTACTATGCTCTAATTCAAAGGCATATGCTAATAATGTATCTTTATAATTTATATTTTGACCAATTGTTAATTTCTGACTTAAATTCTTATCTCCAAAATAACCAGATTCCACCTTTGACTGTTTAATTTCACCCAACAAGACTAAGTTAATTTTTGAGCTTAACTCTTTAACCTTCCTGATAAACAATGAGAAATTATCTTGAAACTTAACTTTATCATTTGAATCATCCTTTTCAATCTTCCAAGTACTGATACTTCCATCTAAAGTACTATCATCACTTAAACGATAAATAAAACCACTAGATAGATCAAAATGTTTTTGAGTAGCTTTATCTTTATCTATATCAATATCATTATATATTTGATCACTATCATAATCCTCATCATAATCTTCATCAATCTCTTTATTGTACACCATTCCTAAGCTTACACCTAAAACTAATTTTTTATTTATCCTTATTGCATCTGCTAGTCCAAGAGAATAAATATCTCTTTCCAATTCATCTTCACTTTTGTCTTTAGACAATATATCCCCAGATTCTAAATCCCTAGTCTTCCAAATTCTTGACCTATCTCTATTATAACTATCCAAGCCTAATTCTAAGCTTAATACATTATCTTTACTAAGCCTATAAATAAATGTGGGAGAAGCCAAAATACCTATTCTATCTGATTTATATTTACTCCTCCTCTCTTCTCCCTCGCTCTCATCATTATAATAATCTTCATCCTCATCCTTTGATAAAAATAAGTTAAAATCTAAAAACATCTTATTCTCTTCAATATTATATAATTGAGCTGGATTTAATTTGATATCAGTAGCTTCATCAGCTATTATTCCTTCTAGCCCTCCTAAAACTTTTATTCGATTCGAGGTAGCTCCAACAAGTGAATTATTCATTGTTAATAATGTCAAAACTAGAATAACTATTATACTACTTTTTTTCATTTTTACCCTCCTGTAAATTACATGTTTTTGATATAATGTAATAATTAAACAACAGAAGGTGAAAATCCTCTCTTTTTATGGGAATATATTAATATATTTGGATAAAATTAAATTTTTAACTTTCCTATAGCCTTCTTCAACTCTTTAATTACATTATCTTCTTTCTCCTTGGCTAAAGTTTTTTCTAATTTATCTAAAGCCGCCTTATCACCAATCTCCCCTAAAGCCCAAGCTACATTAGCTCTAACTATCGGCTTAGGATCAACTAGAGCTTCTAAGAGATATGGTACTGCTCTATTATCCTTTAAGTTTCCTAAGATAATAGCTGCATTACGCTGAATTGGTCGTTTACCCCTCCAATTCATTGGAGTAATCATAAACTTCTCTTTATACTCTTTATTAGTCAAGGTTAATAGAGGGGCTAATTCAGGATAAGCATCTAAATTTTGAGGTCTAAATTCCTGGTGGTCACCCACTTTTGCTCTTTGATTATGGGGACAGACACTTTGGCAACTATCACAGCCCCATAATCTATTCCCCATCTTCTTCCGTTGCTTTTCATCTAGATATCCCTTACTTAAGGTAATGTAACCTAAGCATTTACGACTATCCAAAGTATAAGCATCTACCAAAGCTCCTGTAGGGCAAGCATCTATACACCTTCTACAATTACCACACTTATTCTCTATAGCAGAATCATACTCTAAATCTAAATCAGTGATTATCCCTCCTAAGAATATCCATGAACCATATTCAGGATTGATAATACTACAGTTCTTACCTTGCCAACCAATTCCCGCTCTTCTAGCCAAAGCTCTATCAACAGTAGGACCTGTATCCACAAACTTGAATACCTCTGCCTCCTGTTGCTTACTTTTAATAAATTCCACCAATTCATCTAGTTTATTACCTAGCACATGATGATAATCCTGTCCCCAAGCAAATCGAGAAAGACTTCCCCTAAGTTCTTCTTTGGCCTTATTTCTACTTTCACTTATATATCTATCATCTACACTATAAGAGATAGCACACACAATTACTGAGCTAGCCTCTGCTAGTACTTTTTTAGGATCACTTATCTTTTCTAAATCATCATTAACAAAAGTAGATAAGTACTCTTTCTCTTTAAGCTCTATTAAAAATTCCTTTAATTCTGGAAAAGATTCGGCATCAGTTATCTTCATATCATCTATGCCCATAGATTTAGCATAAGATTTTATTTTTTCTGTTATATTCATAGTGTAGTCCTCCTTTCTATTTATTTTAGCACAGTATTCTAACTTTCTAAAGCAGGCTAATTTATAATATAAAAAGAGACAGCATAAGCTGCCTCTCTAATTATCTTCTTTTTTAGCTTTAATAAAAAAGTCATCATCTGCATGTCCGCCTTTAGTCTGACAATTATAATTATTCTCTCGTAAAATATTTAGGATTTCATCAGCTTGATGAGCATCTTGTCTTTCTAAAGTAATAGATAAGTGTTGTCCTGCTTCCATATCAGAAGCTACCTTTCTTAACTTTGCCAACTCCGCTTTAGTGATTTCTGGTCTAAAATCAAGCGATATATATCCCATATCACACCACCTTAATTTAAGAGACATATTTCATCCTTATTCTAAAATTATACTTCTTCAATAGCATCTGTAGGGCAAGAATCGATAGCATCCTCAACTTCTGCTTCTAACTTTTCTGGTACATGATCAGTCATAGCAAGAGCTTTTTCATTGTCATCCCATTCAAAAACAGCTGGTACAGAGTTTACACATAATCCACAACTGATACAATCATCTGCTATTACTTGTACTTTCATTCTATCCCATCCTTTCTTATTATAAATTCCTCCTTAGTATTGCAACTTTTCAAAAGAATTATTCACTCTCACCTCACAGTCCATTAGTCTAATTCATAAAATAATCTAAAACTAAAGATTGGAGGATATAGATGATAGATAAAACTTTTTTACATAAAGTTAGAAATCAAATTATCGGTATTAATACTAAGGTGCCCCTAATAAATGGAAAGAGAATAAAGTATATCAACTTCGATAATGCAGCTAGTACTCCCAGTTTTAAAAGAGTTGCTTATAAAGTAAAAGAATTCCTGTACTGGTACTCTAATGTACATCGTGGAACAGGATTCAAATCTCAAATTTCCACCAAAATATATGATGAAGTACATGATCTAGTTGCAAATTTTTTTGGAGTAGATACTAAAAATAATACTATAATCTTT
Above is a window of Orenia marismortui DSM 5156 DNA encoding:
- the bioB gene encoding biotin synthase BioB produces the protein MIQELKKKVLTGESITKEEAMYLVNLDESRTMELLAAANEIKNKFIGKKVDLCSIVNAKSGSCSEDCTFCSQSAHYNTGTVTYPLMAKEDILARAKEMKGSGAEHFGIVTSGRGVVSDKDFEQLIEAFRLIREETDLEVCASLGTLDEKRAEKLANVGLKRYNHNLETSESYYSEICTTHTYQDRLNTVKFLKERGMEVCSGGIIGLGESFEDRVDLAFTVKELDVDSVPINILNPVEGTPLYGNNPVAPMETLKTAAIFRFILPTKVIKLCGGRENNLRDLQSLSLLSGVNGLLIGNYLTTEGRETAEDLQMIKDLGLGE
- the queG gene encoding tRNA epoxyqueuosine(34) reductase QueG — its product is MNITEKIKSYAKSMGIDDMKITDAESFPELKEFLIELKEKEYLSTFVNDDLEKISDPKKVLAEASSVIVCAISYSVDDRYISESRNKAKEELRGSLSRFAWGQDYHHVLGNKLDELVEFIKSKQQEAEVFKFVDTGPTVDRALARRAGIGWQGKNCSIINPEYGSWIFLGGIITDLDLEYDSAIENKCGNCRRCIDACPTGALVDAYTLDSRKCLGYITLSKGYLDEKQRKKMGNRLWGCDSCQSVCPHNQRAKVGDHQEFRPQNLDAYPELAPLLTLTNKEYKEKFMITPMNWRGKRPIQRNAAIILGNLKDNRAVPYLLEALVDPKPIVRANVAWALGEIGDKAALDKLEKTLAKEKEDNVIKELKKAIGKLKI
- a CDS encoding ferredoxin, producing the protein MKVQVIADDCISCGLCVNSVPAVFEWDDNEKALAMTDHVPEKLEAEVEDAIDSCPTDAIEEV